A stretch of Oreochromis aureus strain Israel breed Guangdong linkage group 11, ZZ_aureus, whole genome shotgun sequence DNA encodes these proteins:
- the nr1d2a gene encoding nuclear receptor subfamily 1 group D member 2a, which yields MPEDIGTAKPGGVIAYISSRSAPSPESCMSSSSSSGYLSTSPTPSRPSLPSRAVGMVVDIAPPGKNGSPRGHGGEKAGRSSASAKSSITKINGMVLLCKVCGDVASGFHYGVHACEGCKGFFRRSIQQNIQYKKCLKMENCTIMRINRNRCQQCRFKKCLAVGMSRDAVRFGRIPKREKQRMLLEMQNAMNNMMSNNSQLHSMLQGHQSPPLPMEAMTSDSNSFPSSSSSSSASDSPSCSNPSSPQCPQDSESVVSMDTTSSSSCSSDSGEDEALVTLNRQHQDALAFTQQRSPTQGQTSPAMVSVETGCESRMEKQQDRWNCWNNSVAVRDYQNCPYSSGQQVTNPAYRGEREGYQQQFNSTPSCEQSEDSQRQQTALHTQSASNGYNGPTSCVNNRAHLLCPMNTSPYVDPSKPSQEVWEEFSMSFTPAVREVVEFAKGIPGFRDLPEHDQVGLLKAGTFEVLMVRFASLFNIAEQTVTFLSGKCYSLDTLRSLGAGELLNSMCEFSEKLAALRLSADEMSLFTAVVLVSADRSGIQDLKSVEALQDKLIRALRNLVMQNHGDESATTFTKLLLKLPELRSLNNMHSEELLSFKVHP from the exons ATGCCTGAGGACATTGGGACAGCCAAGCCTG gAGGTGTCATTGCCTATATTTCCTCCAGGTCCGCCCCCAGCCCAGAGTCCTGTATGAGCAGCAGCTCCAGCAGCGGCTACCTGTCGACGTCACCAACTCCTTCCCGGCCCTCGCTGCCCAGCAGGGCCGTAGGCATGGTAGTGGATATTGCTCCACCGGGCAAGAACGGCAGCCCGCGTGGCCATGGCGGCGAAAAGGCCGGCCGTTCTTCTGCGTCTGCAAAGAGCAGCATCACAA aaatcAACGGCATGGTGCTGCTGTGCAAAGTGTGTGGGGATGTGGCGTCAGGCTTCCACTACGGCGTCCATGCTTGTGAAGGATGCAAG GGCTTCTTCAGGAGGAGCATCCAGCAGAACATCCAATATAAGAAGTGTCTAAAGATGGAGAACTGCACCATCATGAGGATAAACCGCAACCGCTGTCAGCAGTGTCGCTTTAAGAAGTGCCTGGCTGTTGGCATGTCTAGAGATG CTGTTAGATTTGGCCGGAtcccaaaaagagaaaaacagaggatGCTGCTGGAGATGCAGAACGCCATGAACAACATGATGAGCAACAACAGCCAGTTACACAGCATGCTCCAAGGACACCAGAGCCCCCCGCTGCCCATGGAGGCCATGACAAGTGACTCCAACTCCTttccatcctcttcctcctcttcctctgcttccGATTCGCCGTCGTGTTCCAACCCGTCCTCCCCGCAGTGCCCTCAGGACTCCGAGTCAGTAGTTTCTATGGACACCACCTCAAGCTCATCCTGCTCATCGGACAGCGGTGAGGACGAGGCACTCGTCACACTGAACAGGCAGCACCAAGATGCCTTAGCGTTCACCCAGCAGAGATCACCAACGCAAGGTCAGACCTCACCTGCCATGGTCTCCGTGGAGACGGGATGTGAAAGCCGAATGGAGAAGCAGCAGGATAGGTGGAACTGCTGGAACAACAGCGTGGCGGTGAGAGATTATCAGAACTGTCCTTACAGTAGCGGCCAACAAGTCACCAACCCTGCCTACAGGGGGGAGAGGGAAGGTTACCAGCAGCAGTTCAACAGCACCCCTAGCTGTGAACAGTCAGAAGACAGCCAAAGACAACAGACAGCGCTCCACACACAATCTGCCTCAAATGGTTATAATGGACCAACCAGCTGTGTGAATAATAGGGCACACTTG CTGTGCCCGATGAACACCTCACCTTACGTGGACCCCAGCAAGCCCAGCCAGGAGGTCTGGGAGGAGTTCTCCATGAGCTTCACACCAGCCGTGCGAGAAGTGGTCGAGTTTGCCAAAGGGATTCCGGGCTTCCGCGACCTTCCCGAGCACGATCAAGTCGGCCTGCTGAAGGCTGGAACCTTTGAG GTGCTGATGGTTCGATTTGCCTCTTTGTTCAACATCGCCGAGCAGACGGTGACCTTCCTGAGTGGCAAATGCTACAGCCTTGACACACTACGCTCATTGGGTGCCGGCGAGCTCCTTAACTCTATGTGCGAGTTCAGCGAGAAGTTGGCGGCGCTGCGGCTCAGTGCGGATGAAATGAGCCTCTTCACCGCTGTGGTGCTTGTCTCAGCTG ACCGCTCAGGGATCCAGGACCTAAAATCAGTGGAGGCTCTGCAGGACAAACTTATCCGAGCACTGAGAAACCTGGTGATGCAGAACCACGGCGACGAGTCGGCCACCACATTCACCAAGCTGCTGCTCAAACTTCCTGAACTGCGCTCGCTCAACAATATGCACTCAGAGGAACTGCTCTCGTTCAAAGTGCACCCTTAA